A DNA window from Hevea brasiliensis isolate MT/VB/25A 57/8 chromosome 2, ASM3005281v1, whole genome shotgun sequence contains the following coding sequences:
- the LOC110654686 gene encoding probable protein phosphatase 2C 12 has translation MMMNAREHQTVPLSVLLKRELANERIEKPEISHGQASQSKKGEDFTLLKTECQRVGDGSTYSVFGLFDGHNGSAAAIYTKENLLNNVINAIPPDLNRDEWVAALPRALVAGFVKTDKEFQSKAQTSGTTVTFVIIEGWVITVASVGDSRCILESAEGDIYYLSADHRLECNVEERERITASGGEVGRLNTGGGAEIGPLRCWPGGLCLSRSIGDVDVGEFIVPVPYVKQVKLSSGGGRLIISSDGVWDAFSAEEALDCCRGMPAEAAAAQIVKEAVHAKGLRDDTTCIVIDISQPEKLAAPLPAPKKQVKGVLKSMFRRKSSESSSQVDKEYLEPDVVEELYEEGSAMLSDRLDTKYPLCNLFKLFMCAVCQVEIKPEEGISIHAGSSNSRKQRPWDGPFLCLSCQEKKEAMEGKRPSGDRHSSESD, from the exons ATGATGATGAATGCGAGGGAGCATCAAACGGTACCGCTTTCAGTTCTGCTAAAGCGTGAATTGGCAAATGAGAGGATAGAGAAACCTGAGATTTCGCATGGGCAGGCTAGTCAGAGTAAGAAAGGGGAGGACTTCACGTTGCTCAAGACCGAATGCCAAAGGGTTGGCGACGGAAGCACATATTCCGTTTTTGGG TTATTTGATGGACACAACGGGTCTGCAGCTGCAATATACACAAAAGAGAATCTTCTAAATAATGTCATAAATGCCATTCCACCTGATCTTAACAGAGATGAATGGGTAGCAGCATTGCCAAGGGCTTTGGTTGCTGGCTTTGTGAAAACAGATAAAGAGTTTCAATCAAAAG CACAAACATCAGGGACAACCGTCACCTTTGTGATAATTGAAGGATGGGTCATCACTGTTGCATCTGTTGGAGATTCTCGCTGCATTCTTGAATCTGCTGAAGGAGATATCTATTACTTGTCAGCAGATCATAGGCTTGAATGCAACGTGGAAGA GAGGGAGCGTATTACTGCTAGTGGAGGTGAGGTGGGACGACTTAATACTGGTGGTGGTGCAGAG ATTGGCCCTTTGAGATGTTGGCCTGGTGGCTTGTGCCTTTCACGATCTATTGGCGATGTGGATGTAGGTGAATTCATTGTCCCTGTTCCTTATGTGAAGCAAGTTAAg TTATCTTCAGGGGGCGGTAGGCTTATTATCTCAAGTGATGGTGTTTGGGATGCTTTTTCTGCCGAAGAGGCTCTTGATTGTTGTCGTGGGATGCCTGCAGAAGCCGCTGCTGCACAAATTGTGAAA GAAGCCGTGCACGCGAAGGGACTTAGAGATGATACAACCTGCATTGTGATTGATATATCACAACCAGAGAAGCTGGCTGCTCCTTTGCCAGCACCAAAGAAGCAGGTAAAGGGAGTGCTCAAGTCCATGTTTCGCAGAAAATCCTCTGAATCATCCTCTCAAGTTGATAAAGAATATCTTGAGCCAGATGTGGTAGAGGAATTATATGAGGAAGGATCAGCCATGCTTTCTGACAG ATTAGATACAAAGTATCCACTTTGCAACTTGTTTAAGTTGTTCATGTGCGCAGTCTGTCAAGTAGAGATAAAACCTGAAGAGGGTATTTCGATACATGCTGGCTCAAGTAATTCAAGAAAGCAGCGTCCCTGGGATGGTCCCTTCCTTTGCCTAAGTTGCCAAGAGAAGAAAGAAGCCATGGAAGGGAAAAGACCATCAGGAG ATAGACACAGTAGTGAAAGTGACTAG
- the LOC110654685 gene encoding BRI1 kinase inhibitor 1-like, giving the protein MATIQHRNTREKFVDKHEDGKLKQEGKEDLSAANQQVPTTSPASPPSASSSPSHEFSFTISLHSSSTTVPDKAKTPPPSFAIDLSPADDIFFHGHLLPLHLLSHLPASPRSSTNSLDSFTLPIRELLSDKKSNKSNNNNSSKPGNSSNNKNNINSSSNKTNQHQSSNGETKARSKPKPFSLFGWRKGCEVRETEDKEKQKKRLRFEVSHILKRYVRMVRPLLSFKGKKENLHIHKNPYSFPGNLNLRNKQELRGRRGEFSAPASMRTSPTNSGLLVATATLPSPTSDSTMEELQAAIQAAIAHCKNSIATEEKIKC; this is encoded by the coding sequence ATGGCGACCATACAGCATAGAAATACTAGAGAAAAATTTGTGGATAAGCATGAAGATGGCAAGTTAAAACAAGAAGGAAAAGAAGACCTATCGGCAGCAAATCAACAGGTACCCACTACATCCCCTGCCTCACCACCTTCAGCATCTTCCTCTCCTTCTCATGAATTCTCCTTCACAATCTCTCTCCATTCTTCCTCAACAACAGTCCCTGATAAGGCCAAAACTCCTCCTCCTTCATTTGCTATTGATTTGTCTCCGGCAGATGACATTTTCTTCCATGGCCACTTGCTTCCCCTCCATCTCCTCTCTCACCTTCCTGCCTCTCCTCGCTCATCCACCAATTCTTTGGACAGCTTTACCCTCCCCATCAGAGAATTATTATCTGATAAAAAATCCAACAAGAGTAACAACAACAACAGCAGCAAGCCCGGAAATAGCAGCAACAACAAGAACAACATTAACAGCAGCAGCAATAAAACAAATCAACATCAAAGCAGCAATGGCGAGACAAAAGCTAGAAGCAAGCCTAAGCCTTTCTCTTTATTCGGATGGCGAAAAGGGTGTGAAGTTAGAGAAACAGAAGACAAGGAGAAGCAAAAGAAAAGGCTGAGATTCGAAGTAAGTCATATACTAAAGAGGTACGTGAGAATGGTTAGGCCATTATTGTCCTTCAAAGGAAAGAAGGAGAATCTCCATATACACAAGAATCCCTATTCGTTTCCAGGCAATTTAAACTTGAGAAATAAGCAGGAGTTGCGAGGAAGGAGAGGAGAATTCTCAGCACCTGCTTCCATGAGAACCTCTCCAACAAACAGTGGCCTTCTTGTGGCAACTGCAACCCTTCCTTCTCCAACTAGTGATAGTACCATGGAGGAATTGCAGGCTGCAATTCAAGCAGCAATTGCTCACTGCAAGAACTCCATTGCCACCGAAGAGAAGATCAAATGCTAA